AGGAACCCGAGTTTGACTCGTCAGCGAAGATCCGGTCCTTCTGGTGGCAGACGAAGCCGGCCGGAGACTCCTTTATTGAAATGGAAGGTGGAGGATCGGAATAAAGAGAGAAGCGGCGTTGTAGAAGACGATGATTACGAGGATGATAATCACCAGGTTGCGAGGTCAGAGACTACTCGCCGCAAGGATCGGAGGAAAATCGCACGGCCTGTCTCTGTTAGGAAACTCGCCGCTGGGCTATGGCGGTTGCAAGTTCCTGACGCGAGTTCCAGCGGCGGAGAAAGAAAGGGCAAAgaggggttagggtttcaggtacaataattttaatttttttggaatcttCCGGATTCTTGAGATCCAATAATTTTGGGGCATTTACTTTGAAATTGAATTGCTCTCATCTGCATTGTGAGAATAAAGTAGTTGTTATGGATGATCTCAATTTATTACCCAATTGGTCATTGCTTAATTTTGAAGTTCAAGTTTTGACCACTGCTCTATCAAATCcttatcttctttgtttgcatTATCTATCACAGCTCTAAATTTTGTTCATATGGAGAAAGAAATTTATGTTCATAAGCTTTCTGTTTTAAGCTATCTTGTTGTTTCCTTGCAGGGAAATGGTGGATACATGGGTGTTCCGTATCTTTATCACCATAGTGACAAACCCTCTGGTGGTCAGAGCAATAAGATAAGGCAGAACCCTAGTACTATTGCTACGACAAAAAATGGATTCTTGTGTAAGGTGTGTTGATCTTTTCAATCTTCGTAGTGTATATGATTTTAGCTAAACAAGTAGATGAGTGAAATACTTTTTGCAGTTTTTTTGGATATCGTGCACCCGTTGTCTATTTACTCTTCAAAGACTTAGAGCTCTTTTACCAGTTACCATAATCTGAATGCAGCttttttgtgttatgatttcttttcatttttaacccggtaaaaattatttttatgaatgAAGTTTATTGTTGAAGAGCACGGAAATTTTCTCGTAATATCCCCGGCTGCAGAAAGGAAAAACTTAAATGAGATTGAAATAATGAATCTGTGAGTTCAAGTTGGTTCTATGAGTCCTTTCGGTCAGTCTTACCTTTTTGGGTAATCGGTTTTATAAAAGCTGTAATTCTCAATATAACTCTTGACTGAGATATTCTTGTCCTAGTCCTTGAAGGTCCTTCTTGTTGTTGATCTTATGTTTtgtaatcaattttttatGGTTTCTTGACCTCAAGTCTtctattgctttcttgtcAGCTCGAACCTTCAATGCCATTTCCCCACTCAGCAATGGAGGGGGCGACAAAATGGGATCCTGTCTGCTTGGATACAATGGAGGAAGTACACCAAATATATAGCAACATGAAGCGTATTGATCAGCAAGTGAATGCTGTGTCATTGGTTTCTTCCCTTGAAGCAGAACTGGAGGAAGCACATGCTCGCATAGAAGATCTCGAGAGCGAGAAGCGATCTCATAAAAAGAAGCTCGAGCAGTTCTTGAGGAAAGTTAGCGAGGAGAGGGCTGCTTGGCGGAGCAGGGAGCATGAGAAGGTCCGAGCAATTATTGACGATATGAAAACTGATATGAACAGGGAGAAGAAAACCCGTCAGAGATTAGAAATCGTAAATCATAAACTAGTCAACGAGCTTGCAGATTCAAAGTTAGCCGTGAAGCGTTACATGCAGGACTACGAAAAGGAAAGGAAAGCAAGAGAATTGATTGAGGAAGTTTGCGACGAACTTGCAAAGGAAATAGGAGAAGATAAAGCTGAGATTGAAGCATTGAAGAGAGAATCCATGAGCCTCAGAGAAGAAGTGGACGATGAAAGAAGAATGCTACAGATGGCTGAGGTCTGGCGTGAGGAACGTGTCCAGATGAAGCTTATTGATGCCAAAGTAGCACTCGAGGAAAGGTACTCACAAATGAACAAGCTTGTAGGAGATTTGGAATCTTTCCTTAGGTCACGAGATATCGTGACAGATGTCAAAGAGGTGAGAGAAGCTGAGTTATTAAGAGAAACCGCAGCATCAGTTAATATCCAAGAAATCAAGGAATTTACGTATGTGCCTGCAAACCCGGATGATATCTACGCGGTGTTTGAAGAAATGAATCTCGGTGAAGCCCATGATAGAGAAATGGAGAAATCTGTCGCTTACAGTCCAATCAGCCACGATTCTAAAGTTCACACGGTAAGTCTAGATGCCAATATGATGAACAAGAAAGGGAGACACTCAGATGCTTATACTCACCAGAATGGAgacattgaagaagatgatagcGGTTGGGAAACAGTGAGCCACCTCGAAGAACAAGGATCGAGTTACTCACCAGATGGGAGCATTCCTTCTGTGAACAACAAGAATCACAATCACCGACACAGCAACGCCTCCAGTGGTGGTACAGAGTCCTTAGGCAAAGTTTGGGATGATACAATGACTCCAACCACAGAGATAAGTGAAGTGTGTTCCATTCCAAGACGGTCATCCAAAAAGGTTTCATCAATAGCAAAGCTTTGGAGATCAACAGGTGCAAGCAATGGAGATAGAGATAGCAACTACAAGGTAATATCAATGGAAGGTATGAATGGAGGAAGGGTTTCAAATGGGAGAAAGTCAAGCGCGGGAATGGTTTCACCAGACAGAGTCTCGAGCAAAGGCGGATTTAGCCCGATGATGGATTTGGTTGGACAATGGAACTCTTCACCGGAATCTGCAAATCATCCTCATGTAAACCGAGGAGGAATGAAAGGTTGCATAGAATGGCCTAGAGGTGCACAGAAGAGTAGTTTGAAGTCAAAACTCATTGAAGCACGAATCGAAAGCCAAAAGGTTCAGTTAAAGCATGTCCTTAAACAGAGGATTTAGGAGCCAAACCGTTTTTGGTCACAGCTGAACCAGATCTTAATACCCGGGACACTGCGTGCGGTTCTCTAATCTTTCACCGGTTTCAGATGCTGTATGATGTAATAATGTTCCGGGAAAGCAGTCGGGACCAGCAAGCAGCTTAGATCGGGGTTTAGATTTATGTCATTGGTCATTAGCAATTAAGCAATGTGTACTCTAATATCATTATCTCATTATGGAAGAAAAACCTTTAGTAGAGTAAGAGACGCTAATGTTAGAGACTTGTTcatcaatttatataatatagttaCTAGTTTCCGGCAAACTCACCAAATCGTTTTGTTATGTAATGCTCCAATTTGGATTATTGATATTACAGTTCCTGTTTTGGTTAGACAATCTTGTAACGATGTAAGAAACAACATAGCAAATtgtggaaaataaataaaagcaatACTATCCACATATTggaaatttttggttttaacacAGAGCAAATGAATCCAAAGaagttcatttttttcatgGCATTATTGGTGAGACAACAATGATCCTCCTCATAAAGAGGTCATCACTAGAGTAAAGAACACAACACAAGATAATTGCACAACAGACTGAATTTGTATTGTTGacaacataaaattaaaattaagcACATCATTTTCGTGgtttactttcttgtttcttggaactgtataaaagaatcaaatcaatcatTCTCTTATTTGTATTCTTGAAAATTAACATGACCAGTTGCTTGAGCATGTTCCACAGCTTCCTGTTTCAAGTTCAAAATTCAAGCTCTGTCTGATCTATGaaataatatcaaatgaaGAATTAAGGAGACAAAGCAATGACCTTTTGTCCAATAACTCCAATTTGGCAAACACCGCAACGTAGAGTGAAGTTTGCAGTATCTGTGTAACTCCTTTTCCTGAAACAGATAAACCAAATCACAGGCTTATTCTTGTTTCCTTCAGCCACATTCAACAAAACTATGGTTGacacttatatatattacctttGTTGGTCCTTCACTAGATTCAAAGCAAGCCCTTCAATTGATCCTATGGATCTATCTTTACCAACTGGATATATAGTCATATCAAAATCTTCCTCGGCCCCTTCAAATGGAGACAGCTGGAATATTGCAGCaatgaaattataattaagCCACCAGTTTTGGACCTTTGATTACCAAGTTATTTTTTCAATGGAGGATATATCAACTTACAGCAAGAGCATCGTAATGAAGACCGTCATAGATCAGCATAACTCTTTCGTCGTAGTTTCTCGTCTACAAAAGGGAAAAGTCCTGTCTAATACATTCCAAGGTTTTTTCTTCAGAATTTGTATGTTGGAAATGTGATGATTACCTGTCCATACAAGTCACATCGACTAGTTTGAATGTCGTAAGCTGCAATTTCTCGACCATAATAATCTGCTAATATCGAAAGCTCAATCGCACCTacacaaagcaaaagaaaacgGAAAGACACTATCAATTCAAAATGATGAACCGTACAAACATTATTAGCCATGAAAAATCATGAACAAGAGACATTTACCAACATATCTCGCCTGATACCTATAACTTAATCAATTATGGAGAATCATGTTTTACAATCTAGGAAAATATACCTCCCCACTTGTCTGGATTGAGAATCCAAGCACAATATTCTTCATTGAGCTTCCCTAGAAATGCTTCATTATATTTCTCCTTGTTGCTTGCAACTGCTGCTGCTATCACCTTATCAAGATAGCACCAAGCTAAATGTCTCAGAATTGTTTCTATTATACTCGTGAAATACTCAATTCATGTAGTAACATTCCTTCTATTCGCTATATTAAAATGGACTATATAGAACGGTATCAGTAACTTCTAAGCTTAAATACCTTATGAAGCTGATAAGCTACGAAGTAAAAGAAGCTAAACGTTGAATGAAGCTGAAGTAACTTCAACAGATCAAAGAATGCTAAAAGATATGAACAAACCTGTCTGAGCTCAGGAGCTTTGTTTTTGTCCTTGTCCATGACATAACTGTAGAAGAGAAACCtcaaagataaagaaacacaagcctcaaaaacattcttcttgacttaaaaaaaaagcttattaTTACCCGATTGCATTGAAGAGACAACTGTTATCAGATGGTATAACTCTTCTCACAATGATTCCTTCCATGTTATTATAATCTCAAACTATTTgcattccaaaaaaaaaaactcaattaatCAAGAATTTGTCCTAATCCCAATCTtaaaaagatgatgaagagtgTTGATCCGATCTAATTCTAAGAATCGATTGGAACCAAATCAGATCCATAAGCaaaagcatcatcatcaaaacaacaagaacTATAAAGGATAAATTTTTTGCAAAAGTAAAGTATAAAGATTGATTCTTGAGAATACCCAGATGAAGATGAACACCAAACGCGATGAAAGCAAACaacttttgaatataaaacaaagTTGGGTTCTTGGTTTTGAAGGAATAGActagagagaaacaaaatccaGAAATGGGaagataaaactcaaaattccAACCTAAAAGGGAAGATGAAAATTGGATCCACCAAAACCCAATGTGAATGAAAAGGAAAGTTAGATAAGAAGAACTCACCGTTGGGCAAGAGATCTGATTTTTggaattcaaaaaaaaagaactaaataaaaatcgtaattatgttcaaaaacaaaaaaatgtaattttgcgttggaacaaagaaaaatattataatcttttttactttttgttggaTGTTGTTAAATAGaatttctctaaaataaattttcagttgattttacatttatttttataaaattattcaaatttattaagttCATAAATAATCTTTAGTAAGTTTTAtttgtgacattttttttttcttttcattttttactcttttattcTTGAGAAATTGATAAAAACTAATTGACCAGTTAACAAATACTATTGATAAGATTTTTTGGTTAAGTCTTTCTTCTTATAAGGCCAAAAGCTTCTGAGCTTGTCATGAGTAAACTAGCAATCTTGGTGGTTATGCATTGCGAGTAGCTCACTTTGATAATGGTTATCGAAATCTAAACCAGTAACGAAGCATTGAGAAAATCATTTAGTAAACCAATCTCTAGTTaagtaaaacaattttgttaataaaaattcatgAGGTACAAGTAAAACAAGTTCTAGTTGAAGTAAGaaacttttaaagaaaaattcccTAAGGACATTCGATCCTTACACCAAACAGCATAAACCCTCCTTTGTTCTCCtctgatttggtttctttatcttctaaCATGGAGCTAACcaagttttctgttttctttactTGCACTGAACTGTCATGAACCGTCATACTTACTTCCTCAGCTACCACGGAACCGTTGTCTGAAAAGCAATGAACATCGATCATCAAGAAGTTCTTTCTTTGACCTTCTAATGTCTTCACATTGTTCGGGACATCGCAAGTGTAGAAGGCAATAACATCCTTCTCCTTGagattcttctccttcacgAAACTATTCCATCCTCTGGTGAAGACAAAGCTCTGGCTACTTTTCCAGTAACAATACCTAAACTTCCATTGTCTCATTGCTCTGTCGTAAAACACAACCTCCACATCTTCCACAGATCCTACTATTTCACCCTCTTCTTTCTCGCTTTGATCAGCGCTTATGAAAGGCATATACTTCACTGCATACTTTTTAGGTATCACAAGCCTATTTAGTTTCCCTACATCGCTCGGTGTCAATTCCTTCTGAAAAAGCTGTGTGCAAGAAAAACACTTGTCTGATTCTTGATTCACTTCTCCTCGGGCTTGTTTTGGTCCCCCGATGTTGATACTCGCAACAATCTGAGATCTGATTCTGAGAAAATCTCTGAATTTGTGTTGGTACGAACCGTCTCTGATCATGTTCAACACAGTCTCTGTTGTGTAGCAATTTTGAAAGTCTGGTTCGTTGAGAGTGATTGTAGACCAAGGGAAGTTCCGGTGCGAGTTAGCGTCAAAGCTTCGGAGTTTGATAGATGCACTATCGTAAGCCGTGGCGGCTTCATCAGCGGATTTGAAAGTTCCAAGCCAAATCCTTTTGTGGTCTGCGTAAATCTGGGCACCCCAATGACCGTTCTGTTGCTGAACGACTCCTTTGTACTTGACATTGCCAGAAGCCACAACCGTCTTTGGTGAAGACGAAACCACTAGGGCGTTTTCTGGTTCGTCATCAAGTCTCATGCGTTTCTTGAGAGGCAAGAAAGAGTCGCTTGAACCTGAAGACACTGAAGTCTCCGTCTTTGCGTCGTCGATGTTGTTCATTAgaattcaagaaacagagtagtAGAAAGATacgagagacagagaaagagaagcgAAACAAAACGATGAAGAAATATGAGGAACAGAGAGAGAACTATATAAAGAGAGCAAATCGTGGGAGCAAATTGTGTTTCTTAATCTTGTTGTTTCTTGCGGTGCTTGAGTATTTATCAAGTTatcattttccattttctaTTTGTTGTAGTTTCTATAATTTAGCTATGAGAGAAAATTATGGAAAGTATTGAAATTAAAGAATTTCCATGTTTCGTCGGTTCATTAATTACTTGATATATCTGATTGgataaaaaatggaaatacGTGAGAGAGCCGCTGGAAAATATCATCAAGTAActtattagggttttatgtTTACCCTAATTTTATCATTCATTAACAAAACGTTTCTCATCTCATGTGgttgagtattttttttatttcttcattattatttgttttccaataagtcaactaaaaacaaaagaaaaattaacaaaaatatttctctaTGTAAAAATTTAgcaagttttgagaagcagAAAAAGGTACACAGTAAATGGAAAGAATACAAAACGTACGTTTAATGATGTACAACAATTAGGCTTTTGCAATCACCACGATCACGACCAATTAGGGTTACACATCTGCTTCCGTGATGGGCAAATAAGACATCTGAGATTCCTAATTTAAAACTTcagaaatttaattttgatgagATTTCGTCTACTTGATTATACGAAAGGAAGGAATagttatgatttgatttgacttttaattttccggatttggatttttaaCTTTGAAAACTAGTGAGtattttttaaccaaatttaaCCGATCTAGATTAATTTTAACAACCACAATGATGATAAGGTTTTACAATAATCATCTACTAGCTAGTTTAGTGTCTCTACACGAATTTTCTCTCTTGGAGGcttgatattttcttagtcactttttttctttttgttttttgtttgttgtgcACACTATAAATAGAAGAGGgaccttttttttatcttgaatgatagaagaaacagagaattagggtttcatcTAATCTGCCATAGTTATGGATCCGCAGGTGGTGGTCGATAAGAAATCTGAGGAGCCTGATCTGAAGCGTCAGAagctggaggaggaggaggaggaggattgCGAAGAGATGTCTTCGTACAGCGAGTCGACGTGTAGTTTCGATTCGGAAGATGAACGATTGGTCGAAGAAGAATACCAAAGAAGCGGGGTATGTAGTTGTAATGATCCACCAATCTCTCCTTCGCTTCTTACTTTTTCGAATTGAGATTTTGTCTGTGATTTCAAAAGCATTATGTCGGCTTCTCTCATGAATGTGATTGTTGTCTGTAGTATTACGACTTTGACACCACGAAACAAAGACGCCTTGTGTTTTGCTATCCTGTTATCTTCGAGGATAGTGACGTTGCTCATAAACCCGAAACCGACGGAGATTTGGTTCATAGATTATCCAAGATTGCTCTTCAGAAATACAATGATGATAAGCTGGAAAATCTTGAACTTGTGAGAGCTGTCAAGGCTAATCGGAAATATGGAGCCGGATTCATTTTCTACATCACCTTCGAGGCCAAGGATGCTAATTCTCACACTGACCCCATTACTTTTCAAGCTGCCGTTCGCTACCTTCGAGGGATTGAAACGGTCTACCGTGTCCACCCTAAACCATTATTAGATTCGTAAGCTCTAAAATTTTCCCATCCTACTAAGTTTAAGTTGTTATTGATATGTGTTTTGgtaaaatcttgtttttttttgtgtgtttactGTTTAGGACCAAGTAGTGGCAGATGTAACGGGATGTTCCTTTGTATAATGACATTCTACTCAACTTTCTATTTATCTGCAAACTTCTTTACCGTTTCTGGGATAAACTTATGCATCTTTTACTCTCGTACCATTAAGCTGTGTGTATCTTTAACTTCTATTGCGACAAGttgtttactttgttttgtaaagatttttgGTAGCTTGTATCTTTTATTGGTTACACCTAGCGAGAATTGTCCTCCTGTTGGAGACACCATGGCAACACAGGTAAATCCTGTTGGACACAGCATGGTTCTACTGTCATTGCTAATTTGCTTCctcatctattttttcttcatttttgctGTCTTCCTTGtattggtcttcttcttcgttgtctCCCATGGTTTTACGGCTCTACTCTTTCCTGTTCTTCCCACCTTTGAAATTTTCCAGCAGTAACAACTTACACTGCGAATGAACTGGAAACCAACAGAGACTTGGTCCATCGATTGTCCACCTAAACCACGATTGTTAGATATGTAGGTAAGGTTTGAAAATTTGGTGGGAATCTTCCTGAGTAGTGTGGCCATAAACGTAGGAGCAAAGACATGAAAACGTTACTGTTGGTTATAGTATCATCACGTATTGATATGTGTTTAGGGAAGTTTTGattattcatttttctgtTCATCGATAGTAGGTCCATCCTCCATGAGCCATGAAACTTTTGTTGATGATTATATactatattagaaaaaaagtgGCATATGGAGGGTAAACAAGAACTTGAACCTATCCTTCCTCGCtctcttttgaatattttgtggTATTTTATGTTAAGAAATTCACTAAGAACCCCCAATTTTTAGAATAATGCTGATTTTTAACGATTTCAACTAGTATGCACAAAAGAAAATCGATAAAAGTTCAAAGCAGAAATTTAAAAGgcacaaaagaagaattacTATATCACGTTACAAAATTTAGACAGACTCTAAAAGCGACCTTCATCGACTCTTTTCAATCGGCCATAACATTGAGGGAGGCTCTATTTCAAATGAAGCGGCTGAGCTATCAGGGTGTCATATTTTGCGAGGACTCGAATATCTTATATGGTCACTTGGAGAGGGCAATAGAACAGCGCCAAAAATCATATGGACCGTTGGAAATTCAAGGATACATTAAAGATATAATGATCATGGCAAAGGTTTCTTATAGATTTATGCGCGTTAATGGGAAGGAGAACACAATGGCGTACATATTAGCTAAGAAGGCTAGACAACAAAACTGGAAAATCTGgccaaagaaaattaaaaaagtcacaaaagaaattgacttgtcttgttaaaaaaattgtcaatttAATTTCACGAACAAACTAAACTCCACAGCTGCCCCAAAAAGCCGACCTTTAGAGATCCCTCCACTACTTTgtaacttcttcttccccaactTTTCATGATTCTTCTGCAATTCAACTTTCCAAACAATCATTTGTTCTAAATCTCTTAAACACAAATCTTTGCTTGATTAACCAAGTTCGTTGTCCTTAGTTGCTGAATTGTAGCCTATACGTCTTCTAGTATAAAcccacccaaaaaaaagatcaaacctttgcttatttctctgttttatatCCCTGATTCTCTGCAAATTTTCACGAAAGGTTCGATCTTTGGTCTCTGGGTCGTGATATTTTGAGCTTATTTAGCTAAAGCAAAGACGAACGGGCAATGGGGAATTGCTTAGCCAAGAAATACGGATTGGTGATGAAACCACAACAAAATGGTGAAAGATCAGTTGAGATCGAGAACAGAAGAAGGAGCACCCACCAAGATCCGTCTAAAATATCCACCGGAACGAATCAACCACCACCTTGGCGGAATCCAGCGAAACACAGTGGTGCTGCAGCTATACTCGAGAAGCCGTACGAAGACGTGAAACTGTTCTACACTTTGAGCAAAGAATTGGGTCGAGGCCAGTTTGGAGTAACGTATCTGTGCACAGAGAAGTCGACGGGGAAGAGATTCGCTTGCAAGTCGATTTCcaagaagaaacttgtgaCGAAAGGTGATAAAGAAGATATGAGGAGAGAGATTCAGATTATGCAGCATTTGAGTGGACAACCTAACATTGTTGAGTTTAAAGGAGCTtatgaagatgagaaagcTGTGAATTTGGTTATGGAGCTTTGTGCTGGTGGTGAATTGTTCGATAGGATTTTAGCAAAGGGACATTACAGTGAGAGAGCAGCTGCTTCTGTTTGTAGACAGATTGTTAATGTTGTCAATATTTGTCATTTCATGGGTGTGATGCATAGAGACTTAAAGCCTGAGAATTTCTTGTTATCTAGCAAAGATGAGAAGGCTCTTATCAAAGCCACTGATTTCGGATTATCAGTCTTTATCGAAGAAGGTATATTACATCTTTTGTTGTATTGGTGATATGTCTTTTGGAATTGGTTCATTCATGATGGTTTATTTTGCAGGGAGAGTGTATAAAGATATAGTTGGGAGTGCATATTATGTTGCTCCTGAAGTTTTGAAGCGGAGATATGGTAAAGAAATCGATATATGGAGTGCTGGAATTATACTATACATTCTACTTAGTGGTGTGCCTCCGTTTTGGGCTGGTAAATGCGATGAAATTATCGGTTATTtcgattcatatatatttgagaaGAATGTAGTTGCATGTGTGTATGAGTATGGATTGTTGGCTTTGGGAATGTAGAAACGGAGAAAGGGATATTTGATGCTATATTGGAAGGTGAAATCGACTTTGAATCCCAACCTTGGCCCTCAATTTCCAATAGTGCTAAAGATTTGGTACGTAGAATGTTGACACAAGATCCGAAAAGACGGATTTCTGCTGCTGAAGTTCTTAGTAAGTAAACGATCTTATTCTTTGTTGGTTATGGTAACTTCTTGTATACTTACTTGAATGTTGACAATATGGTTGATGTTTTACCTTTTGAAGAGCATCCATGGCTAAGAGAAGGTGGAGAAGCATCGGATAAGCCTATTGATAGTGCTGTTCTCTCAAGGATGAAGCAATTTAGAGCGATGAATAAACTAAAGAAACTTGCTTTAAAGGTTAGATCAAAGATTCTACACCTTGTTGCCAGATTTGACAGTCCTTTGTACCTTTCATCTTACAGATTGATTTTGACACAGGTCATTGCGGAGAACATTGACACGGAAGAAATACAAGGCTTAAAGGCGATGTTTGCTAATATAGATACAGACAATAGTGGTACTATCACATACGAAGAATTGAAAGAAGGATTAGCCAAACTGGGATCAAGACTCACTGAAGCTGAAGTGAAACAGCTCATGGATGCTGTAAGTTTTGATCAAGACAAGATCGTTCATTTACTTCTTGAATGTTTAAAAACTCCTATTCGGGTTTTTGTGATTCAGGCTGACGTTGATGGAAATGGGTCAATAGATTACATTGAGTTTATTACTGCAACAATGCATAGACATAGGCTTGAAAGTAATGAGAACGTTTACAAAGCCTTCCAACATTTTGACAAAGATGGGAGTGGGTAAGTGATCTTTCTTTTGGTATGAATCATTTTGCAATGTAAATAGATTTGTTAGCAATGATTGATGAGACTATTACTGAAAATGTGTTTAATAGATACATTACGACAGACGAGCTAGAGGCTGCTTTGAAGGAATATGGAATGGGAGATGATGCTACTATCAAAGAGATTTTGTCTGATGTCGACGCTGATAATGTAAAAGCCAAAAGATTAAAGCTCTTCGCCCTTGTAAcgtttttcgttttctttctctgacctcaaattttgtttcttgttacaGGACGGTAGAATCAACTATGACGAGTTTTGTGCTATGATGAGAAGTGGGAATCCACAACAACCAAGATTGTtctaacatattttatttgtcttctgTCTGAATCTAATCAAAAAAGACAAGAGTggtattattattgttgtttagGCAAAAATTTAAGgttgaaaagagagagagagagatgattgctttcatttattttggtaCTGCTAAACTGGTCATCTCATTTGGTTTGAAGGACCAATAAAAGTATATAACAGAGGAAGATAACACAATGTAAGTAGATTACAAGTAGTGGACCACATAGCTAGatgtatatttaaattatactGATTTTTTCTCCCAGTTCAATCTTTCTTGGAGGATTAGATTTGCTAATACATATATCACAAGTGTTAACAAATCTAGTGATCAGTCATGAGACTTAAGGTCCATTTCTACTTGATGAATGGTCCACTGCATATTTTCCAGTTTCTGCAAAACCATGAAAGCTCTCATTATAATTCGTGTTGTTGTATTCCCACaagtcaaatcaaatttagaaGGTGAAATGACTTAAGTAATGACTTGCTTGTACCTTAACAATGTCATGGTACTGTCTGGCAATTGTATCAAAATGCGGATCTACTCCTTGATATTCTCTAAGCCGAGTAACCTGTGTGTCATTTCGCAGGCTCGGTTAATTAATCGGGAGTAAAATGCCAATGAAGACTGAACAAAAGGGTTTAGTGCTAAGCAATGTAAGAGAGGATAAAGACACAAACCGCTTTGTTGTATGCAGCTGAAGCTTCCTCGGTAGCCTCGACTAGATAATTcctaaaaaaatacaataatgcTTGGAGGTGAGAGACGGGGTCATGGATTTATCAAATAC
This sequence is a window from Arabidopsis thaliana chromosome 1 sequence. Protein-coding genes within it:
- a CDS encoding Cystatin/monellin superfamily protein encodes the protein MDPQVVVDKKSEEPDLKRQKLEEEEEEDCEEMSSYSESTCSFDSEDERLVEEEYQRSGYYDFDTTKQRRLVFCYPVIFEDSDVAHKPETDGDLVHRLSKIALQKYNDDKLENLELVRAVKANRKYGAGFIFYITFEAKDANSHTDPITFQAAVRYLRGIETVYRVHPKPLLDSTK
- a CDS encoding Cystatin/monellin superfamily protein (Cystatin/monellin superfamily protein; CONTAINS InterPro DOMAIN/s: Proteinase inhibitor I25, cystatin, conserved region (InterPro:IPR020381), Cystatin-related, plant (InterPro:IPR006525); BEST Arabidopsis thaliana protein match is: Cystatin/monellin superfamily protein (TAIR:AT5G05040.1); Has 77 Blast hits to 77 proteins in 3 species: Archae - 0; Bacteria - 0; Metazoa - 0; Fungi - 0; Plants - 77; Viruses - 0; Other Eukaryotes - 0 (source: NCBI BLink).), yielding MDPQVVVDKKSEEPDLKRQKLEEEEEEDCEEMSSYSESTCSFDSEDERLVEEEYQRSGYYDFDTTKQRRLVFCYPVIFEDSDVAHKPETDGDLVHRLSKIALQKYNDDKLENLELVRAVKANRKYGAGFIFYITFEAKDANSHTDPITFQAAVRYLRGIETVYRVHPKPLLDS
- a CDS encoding AP2/B3 transcription factor family protein (AP2/B3 transcription factor family protein; FUNCTIONS IN: DNA binding, sequence-specific DNA binding transcription factor activity; INVOLVED IN: regulation of transcription, DNA-dependent; LOCATED IN: nucleus; CONTAINS InterPro DOMAIN/s: DNA-binding, integrase-type (InterPro:IPR016177), Transcriptional factor B3 (InterPro:IPR003340), Pathogenesis-related transcriptional factor/ERF, DNA-binding (InterPro:IPR001471); BEST Arabidopsis thaliana protein match is: AP2/B3 transcription factor family protein (TAIR:AT1G51120.1); Has 4859 Blast hits to 4801 proteins in 232 species: Archae - 0; Bacteria - 0; Metazoa - 0; Fungi - 0; Plants - 4848; Viruses - 2; Other Eukaryotes - 9 (source: NCBI BLink).); the protein is MRLDDEPENALVVSSSPKTVVASGNVKYKGVVQQQNGHWGAQIYADHKRIWLGTFKSADEAATAYDSASIKLRSFDANSHRNFPWSTITLNEPDFQNCYTTETVLNMIRDGSYQHKFRDFLRIRSQIVASINIGGPKQARGEVNQESDKCFSCTQLFQKELTPSDVGKLNRLVIPKKYAVKYMPFISADQSEKEEGEIVGSVEDVEVVFYDRAMRQWKFRYCYWKSSQSFVFTRGWNSFVKEKNLKEKDVIAFYTCDVPNNVKTLEGQRKNFLMIDVHCFSDNGSVVAEEVSMTVHDSSVQVKKTENLVSSMLEDKETKSEENKGGFMLFGVRIECP